The Bacillota bacterium genome has a segment encoding these proteins:
- a CDS encoding NADH:flavin oxidoreductase, whose translation MVSLLSEFPFKGLTLRNRIAMPPMATGLATESGEVTPALIEHYCRRAASGTGLVIVENAYLDPAGRLGPNQIGVHHDGLVEGLSSLASAVKAEGAAVALQINHAGGSANPPGDLKYRPAGPSAVPNPRDGTVPAEMSAGEIEAVVEGFALAAWRAVAAGFDSVEIHGAHGYLLSQFLSPLTNHRSDEYGGSLENRALLLMEVVRAVRAAVGEAYPLIFRLGAWDGVKGGLMLEHSVAVARDLARAGVDLLDVSGGFCGSRPDFLQGVDGYFIPLAAAIRKEAGAPVLCAGGITEPDYANRLVRYDRVDLVGIGRAMLEDPDWARRAIELAGSRDGGS comes from the coding sequence GTGGTTTCACTCCTTTCGGAATTCCCCTTCAAGGGTCTCACGCTACGCAACCGGATCGCCATGCCTCCGATGGCTACCGGTCTCGCCACGGAGTCGGGAGAAGTAACGCCGGCACTGATCGAGCATTACTGCAGGCGCGCGGCGTCCGGGACCGGACTTGTCATCGTGGAAAACGCTTACCTCGATCCCGCGGGCCGTCTCGGGCCGAACCAGATCGGCGTACACCACGACGGCCTCGTAGAGGGCCTGTCATCTTTGGCTTCGGCAGTGAAGGCTGAAGGCGCCGCGGTTGCCCTCCAGATCAACCATGCGGGCGGCTCGGCCAATCCGCCCGGCGACCTGAAGTACCGCCCGGCCGGGCCGTCCGCGGTTCCGAACCCGAGGGACGGAACCGTTCCGGCCGAGATGTCCGCAGGGGAAATCGAGGCAGTGGTCGAGGGGTTTGCGCTGGCCGCGTGGCGGGCGGTTGCCGCCGGCTTCGATTCCGTGGAAATCCACGGGGCGCACGGGTACCTTCTCAGCCAGTTTCTTTCGCCGCTGACCAACCACCGGAGCGACGAATACGGCGGGAGTCTCGAGAACCGAGCGCTGCTCCTCATGGAGGTTGTCCGCGCGGTCAGGGCGGCGGTGGGTGAGGCATACCCGCTCATATTCAGGCTGGGCGCCTGGGACGGGGTCAAGGGAGGTCTCATGCTGGAACACAGCGTGGCCGTGGCGCGTGACCTCGCGCGGGCAGGCGTCGACCTCCTCGACGTCTCGGGCGGGTTCTGCGGGTCCAGGCCGGACTTCCTGCAGGGCGTGGACGGTTACTTCATTCCCCTGGCGGCCGCGATCCGTAAGGAGGCAGGGGCCCCCGTACTGTGCGCGGGCGGGATCACCGAGCCCGACTATGCCAACAGGCTCGTCAGGTACGATAGGGTAGACCTTGTCGGCATCGGCCGCGCCATGCTCGAAGACCCCGACTGGGCGCGGCGCGCGATAGAACTCGCCGGTTCGCGGGACGGGGGGTCGTAA
- a CDS encoding alanyl-tRNA editing protein: protein MAERLYYEDPYLTEFEATVRSVVPAPGPEGVAVLAVTLDRTAFYPESGGQPWDLGDIGGLSVAAVIEEDGEVLHLVRAAGGEVAGAGDAEAPVPFRPGDAVTCRVDFERRFDHMQQHLGQHILSSAFEKTLDADTVGFHLGHEYVAIDLNAHSLDERDAARAEDLANRIVFENRRVAATWYSLDEALRLPLRKRPEREGPIRIIEVDGFDYSPCGGTHPRCTGEVGLINVIKWERVRSGVRLSFVCGNRALQEFRWKNALVNAISRSLSVAPNELDAAVSRQVQQVQALSKEVERLSASTMSYEAEAMLAKPDILGQPGIPLVVARSLSGRTFEEARVLAAKVAAAGNAIALLATPGPEGVRAVFSRSDDVDTDMGAVMKEVMAALGGKGGGTPKTAQGGVKPQAGPAQPEEIALRLIAMALDAVRRAQ, encoded by the coding sequence TTGGCGGAGAGACTGTACTACGAGGACCCATACCTGACGGAGTTCGAGGCCACCGTCCGCTCAGTCGTGCCCGCCCCCGGCCCCGAGGGCGTAGCGGTCCTGGCCGTGACCCTCGACCGCACCGCGTTCTACCCGGAATCCGGGGGGCAACCGTGGGATCTCGGCGACATCGGCGGCCTGTCTGTGGCCGCGGTGATCGAGGAAGATGGCGAGGTGCTGCACCTCGTCAGGGCAGCCGGGGGTGAAGTCGCAGGCGCGGGCGACGCGGAGGCCCCGGTCCCATTCCGGCCCGGAGACGCCGTCACGTGCCGGGTCGACTTCGAGCGCAGGTTCGACCACATGCAGCAGCACCTCGGGCAGCACATCCTGTCATCGGCGTTCGAGAAGACGCTCGATGCCGATACGGTCGGGTTTCACCTGGGACATGAGTACGTGGCGATAGACCTGAACGCGCATTCGCTCGATGAACGTGATGCCGCACGCGCTGAGGACCTGGCGAACCGGATCGTGTTTGAGAACCGTCGGGTGGCGGCAACGTGGTATTCGCTGGACGAGGCATTGCGGCTCCCGCTCAGGAAGCGCCCCGAGCGCGAGGGGCCAATTCGCATAATCGAGGTGGACGGCTTCGACTACTCGCCCTGTGGGGGTACGCACCCGCGGTGCACGGGAGAGGTCGGTTTGATCAACGTCATCAAATGGGAGCGGGTGCGGTCCGGCGTTCGCCTTTCGTTCGTGTGCGGAAACCGCGCACTGCAGGAGTTCAGGTGGAAGAACGCGCTGGTCAACGCCATCTCGAGGTCACTGTCCGTGGCGCCAAACGAGCTGGACGCGGCGGTTTCACGGCAGGTCCAGCAGGTACAGGCACTGTCAAAAGAAGTGGAGCGGCTCTCGGCGTCAACCATGTCGTACGAGGCCGAGGCCATGCTTGCGAAGCCTGACATCCTGGGGCAGCCGGGCATCCCTCTCGTGGTAGCCAGATCCCTATCTGGAAGGACGTTCGAAGAGGCGAGGGTACTTGCGGCGAAGGTAGCGGCAGCCGGAAACGCGATTGCGCTGCTCGCGACCCCCGGGCCCGAGGGCGTGAGGGCGGTGTTCTCCCGCTCTGACGACGTCGACACTGACATGGGCGCCGTAATGAAGGAGGTCATGGCAGCGCTTGGGGGAAAGGGGGGCGGAACGCCGAAGACGGCTCAGGGCGGCGTCAAGCCGCAGGCAGGGCCGGCCCAGCCTGAGGAGATCGCCCTGCGCCTCATAGCCATGGCCCTCGACGCAGTGAGACGCGCACAGTGA
- a CDS encoding BlaI/MecI/CopY family transcriptional regulator, producing the protein MTRFFEFKPHERGLEKVLGGLEAEIMTEVWSCGRCTVRDIHDRLRSRKDLAYTTVMTVMGRLAQKGLLNREMVEGVYYYEPAMSRDEFEGSVAAEVLDGLLEAFSEKAIAHLLGGTGKANREEVERLARIIEERRKEKRG; encoded by the coding sequence TTGACCCGCTTCTTCGAGTTCAAGCCGCACGAACGCGGCCTGGAGAAGGTACTCGGAGGCCTCGAGGCCGAGATCATGACCGAGGTCTGGTCCTGTGGGCGGTGCACCGTAAGAGATATTCACGATCGCCTGAGGTCCCGGAAGGACCTCGCCTACACGACGGTCATGACCGTGATGGGCCGCCTGGCGCAGAAGGGCCTCCTCAACCGCGAAATGGTTGAGGGCGTTTACTACTACGAGCCAGCCATGAGCCGCGACGAATTCGAGGGGAGTGTTGCTGCCGAGGTCCTCGACGGGCTGCTGGAGGCCTTTTCGGAGAAAGCCATTGCGCACCTCCTGGGCGGCACCGGCAAAGCTAACCGTGAAGAGGTAGAAAGACTGGCCAGGATCATCGAAGAGCGCAGAAAGGAGAAGCGGGGCTGA
- a CDS encoding M56 family metallopeptidase — MSFTPGSLMVHLSVASFLGLAVVSGLVGLLAIRNPACRALLFAWVLIAPVLAFSVHSVAPRECSVLPGISYWAHLACVAGRWLGLAGLAIMGAGLLVVLAQTGATLIMCHRLVSTSTPAGKVPGGGDAGGVASGGSGSVSSSAAQPAVAALAEICAGAGVERPRLLLTRLNGVCCTIGVFRPSVVLSRDLCGALEPDELRAVLAHEVAHITRHDNALGLVAGVLRALTFFSPAAHYALSRYLVEREKAADDLAVALSGDAVALASGLLKVYRARETRLQPKVLVEVAATGEGLKGRIRRLLAPDENAARGPVRLQTWRASAVAVLVLVLTLYLC; from the coding sequence ATGTCGTTCACGCCGGGCTCACTGATGGTGCACCTGAGCGTCGCCTCATTCCTCGGGCTGGCTGTCGTGAGCGGCCTTGTCGGGCTACTCGCGATCAGGAATCCCGCCTGCAGGGCGCTCCTGTTCGCCTGGGTGCTGATTGCCCCCGTGCTCGCGTTCTCGGTGCACAGCGTGGCGCCCCGCGAATGCTCCGTGCTGCCGGGGATCTCCTATTGGGCGCACCTCGCCTGCGTTGCGGGCAGATGGCTCGGCCTTGCGGGACTCGCCATCATGGGTGCCGGCCTGCTGGTCGTCCTGGCCCAGACCGGGGCCACCCTCATCATGTGTCACAGGCTCGTATCCACATCCACGCCTGCCGGGAAGGTGCCTGGCGGCGGCGACGCCGGCGGCGTGGCTTCCGGCGGCTCCGGCAGCGTTTCCAGCAGCGCAGCGCAACCAGCAGTCGCAGCCCTGGCGGAGATCTGCGCCGGAGCCGGTGTCGAACGTCCCAGGCTGCTGCTCACCAGGTTGAACGGAGTGTGCTGCACTATAGGGGTCTTCCGCCCATCCGTGGTCCTCTCGCGGGACCTGTGCGGGGCGCTTGAGCCCGACGAACTCAGGGCTGTGCTGGCCCACGAGGTAGCCCATATTACCAGACATGACAACGCCCTGGGCCTCGTCGCCGGCGTGCTTCGCGCGTTGACCTTCTTTTCGCCGGCGGCTCACTACGCGCTTTCCAGGTACCTTGTCGAACGGGAGAAAGCGGCGGACGACCTGGCCGTGGCCTTGAGCGGCGACGCGGTCGCCCTGGCCTCCGGGTTGCTGAAGGTCTACAGGGCGCGTGAGACTCGCCTCCAGCCGAAGGTATTGGTAGAGGTCGCGGCTACCGGCGAGGGTCTAAAAGGCCGTATCCGGCGCCTCCTTGCGCCGGATGAGAACGCGGCGCGCGGACCGGTGCGTTTGCAGACCTGGCGGGCTTCGGCGGTGGCTGTACTGGTGCTCGTGCTGACACTCTATCTCTGTTGA
- a CDS encoding DUF2318 domain-containing protein: protein MTQFSGKRARVERAGSNWGAGLLIVVLMVSASAVGTWYFLNRGDRPSSRIQAGPLQAGNSRQGASAQAVTRMADVEARVEKGKVSVSLETVRDKGLIRFVYEGKQELPLLAYVAPSGKVVTAVSMCEPCQSTRFFIQGKNIVCSTCYSQWDLETLKGVTGGCLEYPPDVLPNSIEGDRVLIDETAVTGWKPRV, encoded by the coding sequence ATGACTCAGTTCTCCGGCAAGCGAGCGAGGGTAGAACGCGCCGGGTCCAACTGGGGCGCCGGGCTGCTAATCGTGGTGCTGATGGTAAGCGCCTCCGCGGTGGGGACGTGGTACTTCCTTAACCGCGGTGACCGCCCCTCGTCCCGGATTCAGGCCGGTCCGCTGCAGGCGGGCAATTCGCGGCAGGGCGCCTCCGCTCAGGCCGTGACCAGAATGGCGGACGTGGAAGCGCGGGTCGAAAAGGGCAAGGTGTCGGTCTCGCTGGAGACTGTCCGGGACAAAGGGCTGATCAGGTTCGTGTACGAGGGCAAGCAGGAGCTCCCGCTGCTCGCATACGTTGCGCCGTCCGGCAAGGTCGTCACGGCGGTGAGCATGTGCGAGCCGTGCCAGTCGACGCGGTTCTTCATCCAGGGGAAGAACATCGTGTGTTCGACGTGCTACTCCCAGTGGGACCTCGAGACCCTGAAAGGCGTGACAGGCGGTTGCCTCGAGTACCCGCCTGATGTCCTGCCCAATTCAATTGAGGGCGACAGGGTGCTCATTGACGAGACGGCGGTCACCGGGTGGAAGCCCCGGGTCTAG
- a CDS encoding ABC transporter permease, whose amino-acid sequence MRLIGIAYGNVRRRKGKAALVMIGLALGVATAVALMSANQAMQYEIGAKLDEYGANIVVVPRTQQLALSYGGITVPGVTVGTPEFSQEIVKKIAAIEQKDSINIIAPKLVGAEKIEGQPGLVVGVDFEAELKMKKWWHLEGKRPSEAGDVVLGSEAASRLGKSAGDPINIGDRVMTVASILAPTGGQEDDLVFAGLGALQQMLGKSERLTFVEVSAYCNTCPIEEIVSQITIAAPEAKVTALKQSVQARADMVKRFGSFALAVSTVVLLAGGLAVSTTMLSSVNERTREIGIFRAIGYRKSHIFYVMLSEAAFLSFAGGILGYGSGLALARAATSRVVESSVQVPWNPVLLLVALSVAAAVGMLAGAYPAWRASRIDPAEALRFI is encoded by the coding sequence TTGAGGCTCATCGGGATTGCGTACGGAAACGTAAGACGGCGCAAGGGTAAGGCTGCCCTGGTCATGATCGGCCTGGCGCTGGGGGTTGCGACGGCAGTGGCGCTGATGTCCGCGAACCAGGCGATGCAGTACGAGATCGGCGCCAAGCTCGACGAATACGGCGCCAACATAGTCGTGGTACCGAGGACCCAGCAGCTGGCCCTCTCGTACGGAGGCATTACGGTTCCAGGCGTGACCGTGGGGACTCCGGAGTTCAGCCAGGAAATCGTGAAGAAAATAGCCGCCATCGAGCAGAAGGACAGCATCAACATCATAGCTCCCAAGCTCGTGGGGGCTGAGAAGATCGAGGGGCAGCCCGGACTGGTCGTCGGCGTCGATTTCGAGGCCGAGTTGAAGATGAAGAAATGGTGGCACCTGGAGGGCAAGCGCCCCTCAGAAGCCGGTGACGTGGTCCTCGGCAGCGAGGCCGCGTCACGCCTGGGGAAGTCCGCCGGAGACCCCATCAACATCGGCGACAGGGTGATGACCGTGGCATCGATCCTCGCTCCCACAGGGGGCCAGGAGGACGACCTGGTGTTCGCCGGCCTGGGGGCCTTACAGCAGATGCTCGGGAAGAGCGAGAGGCTGACATTTGTGGAGGTCAGCGCCTACTGCAACACATGTCCAATTGAGGAAATCGTGTCGCAGATCACGATAGCGGCGCCCGAGGCCAAGGTCACAGCCCTCAAGCAGAGCGTGCAGGCGCGGGCGGACATGGTGAAGCGCTTCGGCTCATTCGCACTGGCCGTTTCAACCGTGGTGTTACTGGCCGGGGGTCTCGCCGTCTCGACCACGATGCTCTCCTCGGTGAATGAGCGGACGAGGGAGATAGGCATATTCAGGGCGATAGGCTACCGCAAGTCACACATCTTCTACGTCATGCTGAGCGAGGCGGCCTTCCTCAGCTTTGCGGGCGGAATACTCGGGTACGGCTCGGGGCTTGCTCTGGCCCGGGCGGCAACATCGAGGGTGGTGGAATCGTCCGTGCAGGTGCCGTGGAACCCCGTCCTGCTGCTGGTGGCGCTGTCCGTCGCCGCCGCCGTCGGGATGCTCGCGGGGGCGTATCCCGCGTGGCGCGCGTCGCGGATCGACCCCGCCGAGGCTTTGAGGTTTATCTGA
- a CDS encoding ABC transporter ATP-binding protein gives MSLIVLEGVTKRYRAAGEEVVALHPVNLSIGQGEFAAVVGPSGSGKSTLLSILGAMNTPTAGRLVVDGIDVYALDEERRADFRREYVGFVFQQLQLIPYLSALENVMLPLVVTGLGKKVQGEMAGQALESVGLGGKALRLPNELSGGEQQRVAIARAIVNEPPVLLADEATGNLDSRTGENVMSVFEDLNSKGLTIVIVTHNQDNCRYAGRILDMADGRLWERAAAGTTARVAHEPRMAC, from the coding sequence TTGAGCTTGATAGTGCTGGAAGGCGTTACGAAGCGATACCGCGCCGCCGGCGAAGAGGTCGTTGCGCTGCACCCGGTCAACCTCAGCATAGGGCAGGGGGAGTTCGCGGCGGTCGTCGGGCCGTCCGGTTCGGGGAAAAGCACCCTGCTGTCGATCCTGGGGGCAATGAATACCCCAACCGCGGGCAGGCTGGTGGTCGACGGCATAGACGTCTACGCCCTGGACGAAGAGAGGAGGGCGGACTTCAGGAGGGAGTACGTGGGGTTCGTGTTCCAGCAGCTCCAGCTGATACCGTACCTGTCGGCGCTCGAGAACGTCATGCTCCCGCTGGTGGTGACCGGCCTGGGAAAGAAGGTGCAAGGCGAAATGGCGGGTCAGGCGCTCGAGTCTGTCGGGCTGGGCGGGAAAGCGCTGCGTCTCCCCAACGAGCTGTCGGGGGGTGAGCAACAACGCGTGGCGATCGCACGGGCGATCGTGAATGAGCCCCCGGTCCTTCTGGCTGACGAGGCGACCGGAAACCTCGACTCGCGCACAGGGGAGAACGTGATGTCGGTATTCGAGGACCTGAACAGCAAGGGGCTTACGATCGTCATCGTCACGCATAACCAGGACAACTGCCGCTACGCCGGCCGCATTCTCGACATGGCCGACGGACGGCTGTGGGAGCGGGCGGCCGCCGGGACCACCGCGAGAGTGGCCCACGAGCCGAGGATGGCCTGCTGA
- a CDS encoding DUF2933 domain-containing protein: protein MKTLSKAALVLAGIAAVVWLARAGSLRAVAPWAVFLACPLMHLGMMAFMGRGCHHDREGHEHARGQEPRPGNEPERARAGEV from the coding sequence ATGAAGACACTATCGAAGGCGGCGCTGGTACTTGCGGGGATCGCAGCGGTGGTCTGGCTCGCGAGGGCGGGCTCCCTGAGGGCGGTGGCACCCTGGGCGGTATTCCTGGCATGCCCGCTAATGCATCTCGGGATGATGGCGTTCATGGGGCGCGGGTGCCATCACGACCGCGAGGGACACGAACACGCGCGCGGACAGGAGCCACGTCCCGGTAATGAGCCGGAACGCGCCCGTGCCGGGGAGGTGTGA
- the hydE gene encoding [FeFe] hydrogenase H-cluster radical SAM maturase HydE, giving the protein MQSKAFWTALEQAKRRPGEIDRKAILALLEGSADTRAKDTLFHTADEVRHRYVGDEVYLRGIIEFSNYCVRNCHYCGLRAANAGLQRYRMSLAETVGAAEKAARLGVGTVVLQSGEDPFWDAPALAEVVREIKRRTGLAVTLSVGDRPREDYALWREAGADRYLLKHETADPELFRGLRPGTTLADRLTCIRHLRELGYQVGSGNMVGLPGQTLASLADDIVLLQELDVEMAGIGPFIPHPQTPLAASSPGEVDLSLRVLAVARLAVPWAHIPATTALGTADPQGRQKALRCGANVVMPNVGPTGYRPLYQIYPGKICLDEMAEKCLICLGRMIGGLGRATGQGPGHSPKPRFLQPLRKSGGDNGRGTGI; this is encoded by the coding sequence GTGCAGAGCAAGGCATTCTGGACGGCCCTGGAACAGGCCAAACGAAGGCCCGGAGAGATCGATCGCAAGGCTATCCTGGCCCTCTTGGAAGGCTCCGCCGACACGAGGGCCAAAGATACCTTGTTTCACACTGCAGATGAAGTCCGGCACCGCTATGTAGGTGACGAGGTATACCTGCGCGGCATAATCGAGTTTTCGAACTACTGCGTGCGCAACTGTCACTACTGCGGGTTAAGGGCGGCCAACGCGGGTTTGCAGCGCTACCGCATGTCACTCGCCGAAACCGTGGGCGCAGCCGAGAAGGCAGCCCGCCTGGGCGTGGGCACGGTCGTGCTCCAGTCCGGAGAGGACCCCTTCTGGGACGCTCCGGCCCTTGCGGAGGTAGTCCGCGAGATCAAGCGCCGGACCGGGCTGGCAGTCACACTCTCGGTCGGGGATCGTCCCCGGGAGGACTACGCCCTCTGGAGAGAGGCGGGGGCCGACCGCTACCTCCTGAAGCACGAGACTGCCGATCCCGAGTTGTTCCGAGGGCTGCGTCCCGGAACCACCCTGGCGGACCGGTTGACCTGTATTCGCCACCTGCGGGAATTGGGGTACCAGGTCGGATCGGGGAACATGGTGGGCCTGCCCGGGCAGACCCTTGCCAGCCTGGCGGACGACATCGTTCTACTGCAGGAACTCGATGTGGAAATGGCGGGGATCGGACCCTTTATCCCTCACCCCCAGACACCGCTGGCGGCGTCCAGCCCAGGTGAGGTTGATCTGAGCCTGCGGGTACTGGCGGTGGCCAGGCTGGCTGTTCCCTGGGCGCACATTCCTGCGACCACCGCGCTCGGGACCGCCGATCCGCAGGGGAGGCAGAAAGCGTTACGCTGTGGGGCCAACGTGGTCATGCCCAACGTGGGCCCCACGGGCTACCGGCCCCTGTACCAGATCTACCCGGGGAAGATCTGCCTGGACGAGATGGCGGAAAAGTGCCTCATCTGTTTGGGCCGCATGATTGGGGGGCTGGGGCGAGCCACCGGGCAAGGGCCGGGTCACTCACCCAAGCCGCGGTTCCTGCAGCCCCTACGGAAAAGCGGTGGAGACAATGGCCGTGGAACTGGGATTTGA
- the cysK gene encoding cysteine synthase A produces the protein MGPRPIADDVTKAIGNTPLVRLNRVTRSAVATVLGKMESFNPCGSVKDRIGVAMIDSAEEAGLLKPGTVIIEPTSGNTGIALASVAAARGYRLILTMPETMSLERRRLLAAFGAEIVLTPGPEGMRGAIRRAEELAVATPNSFMPQQFSNPANPQIHVRTTAQEIWRDTDGKVDILVSGVGTGGTITGIATVIKHLKPSFRAIAVEPDESPVLSGGSPGPHKIQGIGAGFVPNVLRRDLIDEVIRVPQERAMEMARRLAREEGILAGISSGAAVWAAVEVAFRDTSRGKLIVAILPDTGERYLSTGLFDESPGTTT, from the coding sequence ATGGGACCGAGACCGATAGCTGATGATGTTACGAAGGCCATCGGCAACACGCCGCTGGTCAGGTTGAACAGGGTTACGCGGAGCGCCGTTGCGACGGTGCTCGGCAAGATGGAGTCGTTCAACCCGTGCGGCAGCGTCAAGGACCGCATCGGGGTGGCAATGATAGACTCGGCGGAGGAGGCCGGCCTCCTGAAGCCGGGGACAGTGATAATCGAGCCGACAAGCGGCAACACGGGGATAGCGCTGGCATCTGTGGCAGCTGCGCGTGGCTACCGGCTCATCCTCACGATGCCGGAGACCATGTCCCTCGAGCGCCGCAGGCTACTTGCAGCGTTCGGCGCGGAGATCGTGCTGACCCCGGGGCCCGAGGGTATGCGCGGGGCCATCCGCAGGGCCGAGGAGCTGGCGGTAGCGACGCCCAATTCGTTCATGCCGCAGCAGTTCAGCAACCCCGCCAACCCGCAGATCCACGTAAGAACCACCGCCCAGGAGATATGGCGGGATACGGATGGCAAGGTAGACATACTGGTGTCCGGTGTGGGCACCGGCGGCACCATCACCGGAATCGCCACCGTGATAAAGCATCTCAAGCCCTCGTTCAGGGCCATTGCGGTGGAACCCGACGAGTCGCCGGTGTTGTCGGGGGGCTCGCCCGGGCCGCACAAGATCCAGGGCATCGGGGCCGGCTTTGTGCCCAACGTGCTCAGGCGCGACCTGATCGACGAGGTGATCCGCGTCCCGCAGGAAAGGGCCATGGAAATGGCCAGGCGCCTGGCGAGGGAAGAGGGGATACTGGCGGGGATATCTTCTGGCGCGGCCGTCTGGGCTGCCGTGGAGGTAGCCTTCAGGGACACAAGCCGCGGCAAACTCATCGTGGCCATACTTCCGGACACCGGCGAGAGGTACCTGTCCACTGGACTGTTCGACGAGAGTCCCGGCACAACTACGTGA
- the cysE gene encoding serine O-acetyltransferase — protein sequence MFRRIREDIATIFERDPAAKSVVEVLCCYPGLHAVWIQRLAHWLYQKRLFFLARLVSHVGRFLTLIEIHPGAVIGRRVFIDHGIGTVIGETAEVGDDVTIYQQVTLGGTGKDKGKRHPTIGKNVVIAAGAKVLGAIEIGDNSRIGAGAVVIKPVPPNCTVVGVPGRIVVKEGVKVDPLNHGDLPDPVVEMLSGITQRIEALENRVNSGQPAGREQHGTETDS from the coding sequence ATGTTTCGCAGGATCAGGGAGGACATCGCTACCATATTCGAGCGGGACCCCGCTGCGAAGAGCGTCGTCGAAGTGCTGTGCTGCTACCCCGGCCTCCACGCCGTATGGATTCAACGCCTGGCGCACTGGCTCTACCAGAAGAGGCTGTTCTTCCTGGCCAGGCTGGTATCCCACGTGGGCCGGTTCCTGACCCTGATCGAGATACACCCCGGGGCCGTGATCGGACGCCGCGTGTTCATAGACCACGGCATAGGCACGGTAATCGGGGAGACCGCGGAAGTCGGGGATGACGTGACCATCTACCAGCAGGTCACGCTCGGCGGGACGGGCAAGGACAAGGGGAAAAGGCACCCGACTATCGGCAAGAACGTCGTGATAGCGGCGGGGGCAAAGGTGCTGGGGGCAATCGAGATCGGCGACAACTCTCGCATCGGAGCGGGAGCAGTCGTGATCAAACCGGTGCCCCCCAACTGCACCGTCGTGGGGGTTCCCGGGCGCATCGTGGTGAAGGAGGGAGTCAAGGTAGACCCCCTGAACCACGGCGACCTGCCGGACCCCGTGGTCGAGATGCTGTCTGGAATCACACAGAGGATTGAGGCGCTGGAGAACCGGGTAAACTCCGGTCAACCAGCCGGGAGGGAACAACATGGGACCGAGACCGATAGCTGA
- a CDS encoding O-acetylhomoserine aminocarboxypropyltransferase/cysteine synthase, which translates to MGNTRKPGFETVAVHGGQVPDPSTNARAVPIYQTTSYVFNSVDHAASLFGLKQFGNIYTRMMNPTQDVLEKRLSELEGGSGALAVASGQAAITLAILNIARAGQNIVSTSYLYGGTYNLFHYTLPKLGIEARFVDSSDPANFEKAIDENTRLLYTESVGNPKNNVDDFEGIARIAHAHGIPFVVDNTVTTPYLLKPFEHGVDIVVHSLTKFIGGHGTSIGGAIVDSGKFDWNNGKFPELTEPDPSYHGVNYWEAFGNHDKAVVPGIAYITKARVQLLRDIGPAISPFNAFLFIQGLETLPVRMKQHCENALEVAKWLDTHPGVSWVNYPGLPSHRDYERARKYLPAGQGAIIGFGIKGGREAGIRLINSVKLLSHLANIGDAKSLIIHPASTTHQQLTPGEQLSTGVTDDFVRLSIGLENVDDIIADLDQALAAARA; encoded by the coding sequence ATGGGCAACACCAGAAAGCCGGGATTCGAGACAGTAGCGGTTCACGGAGGCCAGGTCCCTGACCCCAGCACAAACGCGAGAGCGGTGCCCATATACCAGACCACATCGTACGTGTTCAACTCGGTGGATCACGCGGCCAGCCTGTTCGGCCTGAAGCAGTTCGGGAACATCTACACGAGGATGATGAACCCGACCCAGGACGTCCTGGAGAAACGGCTCTCCGAACTCGAGGGCGGTTCCGGGGCGCTTGCGGTGGCGTCCGGACAGGCGGCCATCACCCTGGCGATCCTGAATATAGCGCGCGCCGGCCAGAACATCGTCTCCACGAGCTACCTTTACGGAGGTACATACAACCTGTTCCACTACACGCTGCCCAAGCTCGGGATCGAAGCGAGGTTCGTCGACTCGTCTGACCCGGCGAACTTTGAGAAGGCGATCGACGAGAACACGCGCCTCCTGTACACGGAGTCCGTCGGCAACCCCAAGAACAACGTCGACGACTTCGAGGGCATTGCGCGTATCGCTCACGCTCACGGGATACCGTTCGTAGTGGACAATACCGTGACGACACCCTACCTCCTCAAGCCTTTCGAGCACGGGGTGGACATCGTGGTGCACTCGCTGACGAAGTTCATCGGTGGCCACGGGACGTCCATAGGCGGCGCGATAGTGGACTCCGGCAAGTTCGACTGGAACAACGGCAAGTTCCCTGAGCTTACAGAACCCGACCCGTCATATCATGGTGTAAACTACTGGGAAGCATTCGGTAACCACGACAAGGCCGTCGTGCCCGGCATCGCGTACATCACGAAGGCGAGGGTACAGCTTCTGAGGGACATCGGCCCCGCCATCTCGCCGTTCAACGCGTTCCTCTTCATCCAGGGGCTCGAGACGCTCCCCGTCAGGATGAAGCAGCACTGCGAGAACGCGCTTGAGGTCGCGAAGTGGCTCGACACCCATCCAGGCGTGTCCTGGGTAAACTACCCCGGGCTGCCCAGCCACCGCGATTACGAGAGGGCGAGGAAGTACCTTCCCGCCGGCCAGGGCGCGATCATCGGCTTTGGCATCAAGGGTGGCCGCGAGGCCGGGATCAGGCTCATCAATTCGGTGAAGCTCCTGTCCCACCTCGCCAACATTGGCGATGCGAAGAGCCTGATCATCCATCCGGCTTCGACCACGCACCAGCAGCTCACTCCGGGAGAGCAGCTCTCCACCGGCGTGACTGACGACTTCGTGCGGCTTTCGATAGGCCTGGAGAACGTGGACGATATCATCGCAGACCTGGACCAGGCGCTGGCGGCCGCGAGAGCCTGA